In Juglans regia cultivar Chandler chromosome 13, Walnut 2.0, whole genome shotgun sequence, the DNA window CTCTTGTAAATAGTTTCTTTATATCTAGTAATATATCCATCCCTCTTTATTTTCCTCAATCGATCCCAAAAGAGTGGTGCTACAGTCATCGTAAACTTGCCTCGAAAGATGTCCCGAAtggtgcattttatttttttatttttttattttttttatgtatttttttaatcatcatcataaacatttttaaaaaaaataaaaaattcacatcattaaaaaaatacttccttaatcattaatttgttgtttaatttgttGTTGAAAGTGTAACTTATTTCATCATAGAAAAtgcattcaaaataattttttatcgaaaatatttggagaattcaaagaaaaaaaattaatatatttttttaaatagatttgattgtacaagtctcaaatagataagacatacaacatcatcatcatctcctcTAAAAAAATCGACCCCacctaaaaaaatgtaaaaaaaacactatatttTATCAGtgagatctacttttttttacacAAGAGGTTGGTCCTTCTAGTTCGTGTCATTCCCCGTTTCAAGGGTCATAGGTCCACAATAGGTGCATACTTAACATGCAAGCACGAAACAGACAATTTCTTATAGAATAACACAATCGCGGCATATGCATACATCCAATACACATATCACATAATTAAAGGTTCTTAAGCTACAAACAAATGGGGATATTCACTTTTCATTGTATCCTCTCATTCTCAAGTTGTTTCTTCGAATTCCGGGTTGTTCCAGAGCACTTTCACTAGGGGTATATTCCGATTCCTTAACTCCTGTTAAGGAATCGGAAGACAAGTTGTGTTGAAGCTAAATCTCATTGGACTTCATAATTACTGGTTGTTTTTCTCCGAAACTCTTCTTCAAAGTTGATACATGAAACACATTGTGTAAGTAGATCATGAAATTAGTTTACGAGACAAGTGTGCACCGAGAGTGTGCATAAATACAAGTGAAATTAGGAAAATATAGACATTTTCCTCATCTTCCCATTTTTCATTATTGATGTTAGGTAAAAGTGTGCACCTGTACAGTAAAAGACCCGTACACATAATGTCAAATCACGTAAATCTTAAtgttaatctttttttatttactgtttagaTCTTAGTGCTCCAACCATTATTGGACCACCGTCCAACCCCTCAGTGGGCCTGTTAGCTTCCAACCTCGACAGAAAAATGCATCAAACACATTATTAGACTGAGCTTCACATGTTTTTAGAGCTTGAAATCTCCTTTATTGTTTATGTTCGATTCAGCCACTGAAAAAGAGTAGAACTCACATAGACGTCCGTGCTTCGGTTGAGCCCTGAGAGTAGCCTTCTTCGAGAGGAAACCAGAACCAAACTAAACTTAGGAGATTATGGGCATGTTTGGGTAAGTAATGAGAGATAATATGAtaattctgtaaataatagtgaaatggtttgaattaagatattttattagcttttgaaaaaagaaagagaaaatgttaaatataaaaaaattataaattaaaaacttttttgaatataatttttattttgaaattttaaaaaattgtattttttttttttttattattattcaaaaatttggaaaagttgtgtgataggtaatgattagatgaaaaaactgaaaatttgaaattaaaaagtgttttgtggattgagtgatgtttgacaaggaaaatatgaaaatatttgagatgagattctcacttcccaaacatgGACTAAGAATTCACCACATCAATGGCAGCTCTAAGTCTCAGGAAATCACCATATCATACATCAATAAGGCACTCCAGATCTATATCTATTAGTTTTCCCAGGTTGTTCCCTTCATGTAAGCATTCGAGAGAGAAGTCATGAACTTTGTATCTAGAAAGGAGGCTCCAAAAAATCAATCTCTTTCAGTGTTACTTGATGACCCACGGAGTTTGGCTTTAGGACAAGTAGATGACCTAGTACATTCCCTGGAATTTGAAATATCactttctcatttcattataaGGTTTGAAAAGTTTATCAAAAGAATAAATTGATCCAAGTCCTTCATGCTTTCAGAAATTGTCCATGCTTGAAACATGTTCTATTTTTGCTAGACAAGTACGTTTATTACTATATTTCAAGGTATAGAAGAAGATGGTTTGGGAAACCCTAGAACTGCCTTAGCTCTTAGAATACTCAGACTTAAGtgttgaatagtaaaatatttacaGATTTGTAATGGGCTTTTCCATGTCCTATGAACATATGCATATTGAGCAACATTGTTCTTGATTAGTACAGCGCTTGTATCAAGAAACAGCACAACAAATTCCCTCCACTGCATTGAAGCAAATAAAAGTGGGGGGAATAACATTTATACACAACTGAGCAAGACTGTTTCGAACCAGTGACGAACCTACATCAAGATTGAAACAGAGTAACGAAATCCCCATGACGATGATGATGACGTACCTGTCTTCAACTCATGCCACGGTATATTGCACCAGGCCGAAGATCGTCCATATTATCGATGTTTCTATACCCATCAAACTCCCTCAGACATGACCAGCCCCGGTTGGACAGAAAACTACGGTAATCATCTTCAGTGTAAAAAATCTTCTCTTCAGTGTCGTCATAAAGGCACACTTTTATTGCCAATCCTGCAATTAGGAGTTCAACCTTTCTGCTTAGCCCCAACcaaaaagaaaggggaaaaaagagaaaaagaaaaatgcttagcaaaaacttgtacaaaaaggggacaaaaaaattacatcaactCATCAACCAAGTTACAATCTATACCTCTTATAAGTACTTCATTATGCCAGGCATATGGCTGTAGTGTACGTACTTGGTTAGaacaaaaagatttcatattAGCAATATAGAGATCTTTGAAGGGTGGGACAAAGACAGGTTATGATAATTAATTCCAGTAAGAAAAAACTACCACctttcaacatatttttttcatcatgcACAGATCACTGTACCTTCATCAAGATGAAGCATATAATTCCCCAAAGGCATATCCCGGTCAAGGCTTCGGACTATCTGGTCCTCATCCTCCAACCAAAAGGAGCGTTTAGTTCTTAACCCAAAAGCACATTTAATTGCCTCCTTGATGGCTTCTGCAGTGCCATCAATACCAATTCTTCTAGTGTAATCCCCCCACTTGACTGATATGACCCTTCCACAATATGACTGACTCTCCCCACCTGCCAAAAAAGGGAACAGAGAATAACAGCATTAACATAGAGATGTCATTAGTTTTGTATTGTCCACTTGAAAAAACGAGTGAAGATCCCATGATTCATAGTACTGGGCCTTGATCACACTCACTTGAGCATGTCAGGTGGAGGGCACTCATCGATAGACAAAAAGcgattacaattttttttttttttttttgagtaaaagaaagtgatgaaaaaaaaagtcgCATTTAACAGCAAAGTTACCATTTCCAGGGGTCTCTCTCCAATTCCATGGAGCAGTTGCTGCTGCTGCAACTGCATCAGCGGTGGTAATGGCAAGAGGATGTCCATCATGATCTAAACGTCTCTCCAGATTGAGTGTTGGCCTGCCAGTGGCTGCACACGAAAGAACTTAAACAGGAGGAAACACATTTTTCTCTGAGATAAACAGTTAACAAGATTAAGGAAACGCAAGATATGAAAGTGCCATAACAGCAGAAAGAATAGAATACAAATGAATTTATCAAAGTTAATAAAGAAATCTCCAGTTTTCTCCTCCCTATCTCTCTCTATCAGTTAAACTTAGTTATGGGGTACAAATATTGATAAGGACACAGAAACAAGATTGTCCGAACAGAATCTAACACATGAACCAGAGATACAGAGAATTCAGATGACTGCTTTGATTCAAATTCTTCAGGTCTCAGCTTGTATGATCCACACATGATATAAATAGGGAATTATCAAAGACAAGGTGAAACTCTGAAAAATGCATGAGAGTTCTCGACCCAGTTTCCTCTCTATGGACCTTCATGGACTGTTTTTTGGATTACTGAAGTGGAATAGGCCTAAAAAACATATGCAAAGAGAGGATTAAAATATCTACTCACTTGCAACCTCCACCCCTAGTTAGCCTAGTCCATGGTAGGCGCAATTAATACAACCTTTTTTATGATTCTTCTTCGTTTCCTTTAACACCAAGTTTATTGTGTAATGGGATGTTcccaaaagagagaaaagaaccaAGAGAtctttcataaatacatttctaaGTATGCTCTAATAAATGTTCTAGCAAAATCGTTCAGTATTTGCAGAGGATAGACAACAGAGACATAAAATACAGTGTACCATGTGTTGGCATTGCACTGCTATATCCTATACAGAGATCATGTCTTACTCACAAACTGCACAAGTCTATAAAAGGCTTCCAAAGTGACACCCTCAATAAATCATTTCTGCCCATATCTGTTGTCCTCTTCACAAACATTTCTCAACTTGCTTTACTTCCCTCGAAAAGGATACTCCAGTTCTCTGATTGTAGagttgaaaaatgaaataagtgAAAAAATGATAGCAAAGAAACTTCTGCAAAAACTAGATCATCATTAAGTGACAACGGAAGACCAAAGATCTATTCTCAGACTTGAGATACAGTTCATAGGATTGAGATACAGAGGGACCTTCAACATCTATGGTAAAATTTACAATTCGTACGTTCGAAAGGGCACTCAGGTTGTGGAACAATGAATATTTTGGTCAAACACAAACCAGATCCAGGATAAAGACCCAACGACTGAAAACAAGTCCAAGGAACTCCAACTCCAGTCAGAATTACAAGAACAATTGAAGCGAGATGAGCTCAATGGAAACAAAATTCAAGCGTAACTTGGTTGATGAGTCGAGATCTCAATTTAAACTCTTTCATTTATCCACTATCATCCGATGGAGAGTGAACGCAAGTGATTTTTCTCAAACCTGGCATAGATCTCAGACAACCAACAAACCCACCAACTCCAAATAACCTTGATGAGATTTTAAGGGAGGAAATCACTCAGGAAGACTATGGACAATGGA includes these proteins:
- the LOC108988511 gene encoding trihelix transcription factor GT-1-like isoform X1 is translated as MYSEKPRPIDFYKEESTRDMMIEVVSNGDLPPHHHPHPHHQQMILGDSSGGDEDHEVEVKAPKKRAETWVQDETRSLIALRREMDGLFNTSKSNKHLWEQISSKMREKGFDRSPTMCTDKWRNLLKEFKKAKHQDRGSGSAKMSYYKEIEEILRERSKNAQYKSPTPPKVDTYMQFSDKGIEDAGISFGPVEVLSCAATGRPTLNLERRLDHDGHPLAITTADAVAAAATAPWNWRETPGNGGESQSYCGRVISVKWGDYTRRIGIDGTAEAIKEAIKCAFGLRTKRSFWLEDEDQIVRSLDRDMPLGNYMLHLDEVRTLQPYAWHNEVLIRGLAIKVCLYDDTEEKIFYTEDDYRSFLSNRGWSCLREFDGYRNIDNMDDLRPGAIYRGMS
- the LOC108988511 gene encoding trihelix transcription factor GT-1-like isoform X2; translation: MYSEKPRPIDFYKEESTRDMMIEVVSNGDLPPHHHPHPHHQQMILGDSSGGDEDHEVEVKAPKKRAETWVQDETRSLIALRREMDGLFNTSKSNKHLWEQISSKMREKGFDRSPTMCTDKWRNLLKEFKKAKHQDRGSGSAKMSYYKEIEEILRERSKNAQYKSPTPPKVDTYMQFSDKGIEDAGISFGPVEATGRPTLNLERRLDHDGHPLAITTADAVAAAATAPWNWRETPGNGGESQSYCGRVISVKWGDYTRRIGIDGTAEAIKEAIKCAFGLRTKRSFWLEDEDQIVRSLDRDMPLGNYMLHLDEVRTLQPYAWHNEVLIRGLAIKVCLYDDTEEKIFYTEDDYRSFLSNRGWSCLREFDGYRNIDNMDDLRPGAIYRGMS